A region of the Roseibium algicola genome:
CAGCTGGAAGACCTTACTGCAAGTCACCCGGCCGGAACTTTGCATTTCGAGCATTTCTCCGCGCAGGAGACCGCTCTCGATCCATCGAAGGAAAACGCCTTTCAGGTCGAACTGAAAGATTCCGGCCTGACGCTTGACGTTGCAGCAGATGTAACGTTGCTCGACGCACTGCTTGCGTCAGGTATCGACATTGCCTGCGATTGTCGGGAAGGTTTGTGCGGCAGTTGCGAGGTTGAAGTTCTTGAGGGAGAAATCGATCATCGCGACGTGGTACTGACGCGCACCGAACGCGCGGAAAACCGGCGCATGATGTCCTGCTGCTCGCGGTCTGTGAAGGGCGGCAAGGTCAAGCTGGCGCTGTAGGGTGCCGGGCGACGGTTCGCAATGAGCGAACCGTCTGCAGACCGGTAATCGTTTCAACGCTGGAAAACCCGCGTTCTGGTGCCGCCGGCAGGTCCCGTCCGGCTGACGGTGCAGGACTGACTGTTGGTGCTGCAGTTGCGACTGCGCGACGCGGTGCCGCCGTAAGGGCCGACCACGTTTCGGGTGGCATTGCATTCACCATTGGCACAGGTGCGGGACTGGCTGGTCGAGCCGCCGTAGATACCCGTTGTCGTCCGCGTGGCCGTGCAGCTGTCTCCTGTGCAGGTAACCGCCCTGTCATGCGAAGTAACGCGTGCCGCCGGCGCGACCGGATAACCCGGGCGGTAATAATGACCCCAGCGGCCATACCATGGATAAGCGGCGTAGTAGGTGTCCCAATAAGCGCGGTTATAGGCAACGACGGTGAGGC
Encoded here:
- a CDS encoding SH3 domain-containing protein, with translation MMKRLYLALAILIGAPSLAAAATVAVSTGNVNLRAGPSTGYPVVTVVPAGTRITTYGCVSGYSWCDVSFGAYRGWVSASYIQVVYRGNPVIVTPVVAPAVGLTVVAYNRAYWDTYYAAYPWYGRWGHYYRPGYPVAPAARVTSHDRAVTCTGDSCTATRTTTGIYGGSTSQSRTCANGECNATRNVVGPYGGTASRSRNCSTNSQSCTVSRTGPAGGTRTRVFQR